ATTGAGAGATTCTTAGCCAGTATTGTCAGAACAGGGTTGACCTTGTGTCTTAAGTGATGTATCAGGTGCTACTATTCCAACGACATCATGCTGTATGTTACGAACCTAATTTTACACTATTCACTATTATGCGTGTTCAAACAATAGGCAACGGTTCAATGCATTCACTCTTCCAGCCAGTGCTACCTGTTGTCTTCTGTGCCCATCTATATTCCCATATGGGAAGGTTGAACACATTGTGTCTGAGCAGTGGTACCAGTGCCAGTattagatttacattttttgaagtGTTTGAGTAACATTTAAACCATCAAGGCATTATATTTGCATACCCAGAAAAGATTATAAGAAgatggatttaaaaaaactggaaTCTCAAGTACAGCGTGTAGCCTGTATAATTTGGCTTGGAGTATCTTAAACTCAAGTGGTTTTGAATGTCCAGGTCtcatgttctgtttgtttatttccgATTGAATAGAGAGGCTTGATTTCCCACTGCATTTTCTttgtcatgtaaaaaaaatacaattgagCTCAATTGTGGTGGTTTGTTTCTTTCTGTACAGTTGGAATGAATGCTATTTGAGTCCTCAATCAGTGTTCTAATCTTAACCGCTTGAGTGAAAAGATTTGAAAAGAAGCATGCTAAATGAATGACGACCTCTTGTTTGTGGATCCATTTTAATTTTCCTTATTCACTGACGACAAAAAGGCTGGTCGAgcatttttatatgtatattattcCTCTTTTCTATCAACAGAACTGCAATTATAATTAGCAACTGGATGGAACGGCAGAAAGAATGTAAAATCTAAATATAAAGGAAGAAGCCGAAATTATCTCGTGTCCTAAAAAACTTTTGATTGCATTTTATGACCACAGCGAGGAAAATTAATGACTTCAGGACATTAGTCTATATTGCATTTACATCTAAGTATTTGGAAGATCCTCTTCGGCTCACAATTGATAGTAGCGGTTAATGCATAATGCAGGCTACTTCGAAGCGCATAACACTTTCAATTTTGTTTTAGGGTTTTCTCGacaatttgaatccaaaacatggAACTTCAAGTCACTGTGCCTTCCAAACGTTTTGGTAAAAATTTTGGCTCTCCCCGACTGATGTCATGAGCGTCAGTCACCACTGATTAATATCTGGCAGATTAAAAACTCATATTTATTTCGACACAACGTGATACTACTTCTTTTCTGGCGGGGTATCACATCGTGGATATCATGGAATGGTCTCTGTTCCCCGAACATTAACCCCTGGCTGTAGCGCACCTGTTGGAATGTTGTTGGTTGCCATTATTGACAACATAAAATGGAGGACGTCGACTTTGATCATACTCATTGGTCGCAGGCTATGCACAACTCGTTTCGCTGCTTTACTTTTTTATAACTAATACAATGTCGCGTATAGTTCCAATGTAGACTACATTTTTCTACTGGCGTCTGGCGTAAACGCCTGTTTTTAATGTGCTGTCCGAAACTTGGGAGCAACTTGGGAGTTGACTCAACCTTAAAAACATCTAACGCGATTTGGCGCTGAACAATCTTGAAATGGTTAATTATCCTCTGATGATTAAACACATACCTCATCTTTGCCTTATAAACCGAACAAActttattgtatattttctactcttcacaaaacaaaacacaaatccaGGTACGCGTATACCTCTGTATCTATTCATACTATGTGAACATATATTTCACATTGTGACCTTTTAAGGAGAGAACACATGTAATGGGGCAAagggcatggcaagccaagtaagTACAGTAATGCCTGGCATTActgtactaaacaaagaaaaaacaaaacaataaatctATGTATTTACtctacattcatataatttaaggtaacatgggtgtaaatattgtataatataattattgtggaaactgctctattatttaagtacttagctgggcaactacataatatggccaagttaacaacaacaacaacaacaataatatattaatggtaAATAAAGGAACATGTACCAAAATAAGATGTCTGAATGGCAGTAAGTTAGTCCTATGACAATAAACaatgcagagacattatcccgtttacctgtaattttcccacaaaataacaataatacattgcaGTAACTGATTAAACTACAggcaattttattgaaaatattgtgggaatacctcaacaacatcaATATCATTCAAGGACCAGTtagtagtaaaataattattaagaTAGATTTACCGAAACGTGCGTCGGTTCCATTGGAAATGATTCGCGCCAGGCGATTTCGtatagttaaggaatccgcactGAAAAGACGTCATTCGTTTAGCTCGGAACAGCGCCTCGATATCAACGTGTGGCCAAGAATATATTGCATCCGTAGTGTTAAGAACTAccgttgagaatgaatgggaaaagttaagggaagtTAAGCTTAACGAGTAGGTGTAAAGCTCGACATGACGACCGTGCATCGAATCCCCTACCTGACACACGTTTCTGTGAAATACTATATACCCACCTCAGATAAAATACGCCCTTGAGCACAAAAAGATGGTTCGTAATTCAGGTAATGTCTTTGTTGGAGTGTCCCATttgatattaatatattttatataattccTCTCCAGCTTCATTGACCTATGAAGAACATCTTCTGCCTATATGGCCAGCAGGATACTGAATTGTTCTGTGTGAGAATTGTATTACAGAGGTCTATTTCCTGCAACCCACAAAGTGCACTCTGAAGAACATGGtatagggcaggggtcggcaaccttggtcctggagagctgcagggtatgctggctttcgttgttacttggcattaattgaccaatgaaagccgttgattacacagttaactcacctcacctggtttcttgggtctgaatcgattgcttattttaaggtggacacgaaaaccagcacaccctgcggctctccaggaccagggttgtcgACCCCTGGTATAGGGTATATATCTGCTTTCAtgtgtttttaattatattgtttttaataccttttaatgtaacttttttgtatgtattttagtatttatttgtattgtctTTCATTGTTTACTGCTGTTTGAAAAATTTGAAGAATTTCCCATTGGGTATAATAAAGCATATCTCATTTGATCTCATCTTTATTTGCATTCTAATTACTAAAATCACTACAAGAAACAAAATCAAAGGCAGTCAGGCAGATGGATGttggataaaatatttttatggcAACTTTAAGAACAAGAACAATATTTGCAACGGGTTTTTAcaaatttacacacacagacacacgcattaTAAGTGCTCAAAAAAGAATACAACATTATGTATATAATAGACTTTTtacaaacatataaacacaacaaaagtGTAAGTTAATAACTTTATACATGAATGACTATATACAGGGCTGATATGGACAGGAATGGGAAAGTCAATATTTTCACTTTCCCTTTTCATCTCTCCACCTGTTTCTCTCAGCCTCATAAAATGGAGTACGCTGAAACTCCTGCCAGCTTAACTCCCTGTCCATGCCCTGTCCTTGGTACAAAGACAGTACCTTGGTTGGACAATATACATACTTCCCTGCTAACCCAGGGAAGTAGGCATGAACATGAGGGCTATTGGGGCCCCGTTTCATGGGGAGGTGGCAGAACCTGCAGAGGGGGCCTGCTGGCTGCACCTCCACAGACTTTCTCTTCCCCCTCTGCTCCAGAACCTGCTTCCTCTGGGCTCCTCTCTGCTTTGAGGCCTCCAGCTCCCTCTGAAAAAAAGGTGTGTCTGCAAACTCGAGAAATGGCATCCTGGGGTTGGTGAGTCCTTCTCCTGCATAAGTCTGGTAGACTTTCGTGGAGCAGTAGAAGTATTTAACCTCCCCAGTCTGATAAAAAAAGTGGATTGTGGAGCCATCACCCCGGTACCGAGATTTTGGTTGGCCACAGGCAAGGCAGTTCcttgttcttttttgttgttgaactGCCGCCTGTTGCCTCTCGAGGAGCTCTTTAACCAGTCACCGGACTGTGAAATCGGTCACAGGGGCTCCCTGGGTGTGACTTGGTTGGGATGTGATGGGAGCAGGGGGATTGATCACGGCTGGAGGCAGGGTGACCACTGGCACGGTGACCGTCTGACTCCCTGCAGTCAGATGCTGCCACAGCTGCTGGGTCTCCTGCAGTTTCTCTGGGCTGGCGTTCAGTGAAGTGTTGGTGTTAATTTGTTTTGCTGCATGTTTCACATAGCGTGAAATATGCTGCCATGTGGTGGGGTGCAGGAGACTGTTGGGGTCAGAGCATGTACTCTGCACCAGAGCAGCATAGTCTCTGTCCACCCGCTTCAGGAAGTCCTTCTCTCCCTTATGCTGGGCCAGCAGTCCATCAATGGCGGCTCTCATGGGTGCTGGCCACCTGTTGTGGTCCAAGACAAACAGCAGCCCTCCAGCCTTTACTGGTCCTGTGCGTGCAGCTCTGGGGGAGGCAGCTTGTGGCAGGGGAGGAGTGCTCTGCAGACCTTAAAGGAGatgaaatttttttattataaacaaGTCTAAAAGATCAACTagaacaaaatgtgtgtgtatgtgagtgtgtgtgtgtgtgtgtgtgtgtgtgtgagagacagacagcatactgtatattcatattattaggCTCTTTAGAAGAATCTGATTTCAACACATGAAAGTATTTTTGATTGAATGCAGTAGTATTTGATTTACCTGGGCCCATTAAGTGGCTCTCTTCTTTGTATGTTGTGGACTGTGGTGACGGCAGGGTCCGTCCTGTCGGTGATTGGACCGACTGAAAGGACAGCTCACCACTGTCAAAGCTCTGCTATAAAATAGATATAACAATAAATGTTAAAAGTCTGCAGCCGTAAGCTGTAGTACGTGTTAAACAATGTTAGTTCATTAATACAGTGACAGGACAAACAGTAAAGTAGACTACCTGTGAGGCGTCTGTGTCCCTGACATCTTCAAAGGTGGGGGGAGCAGGTGGGAAATGAAGCACCACAGGGGGTGCCGCAGACAATGGCTGGGTGATGGAAGGCAGCTGTGTTTccacaggaggaggaagggCAGTCTTCAGGACCTTGTGTTTTTGCCAGTCCAAAGGAACTGGACGGCAGCCTGGCTCCAGGTACTGCAgcccaaacctctctcctgtgtcCCTGGCAGAGATGTGGAGGGCTGGATATTTCACATGCCCCATCACCTTCTCGGATGTTTTATTCAACTCGCAAATTAAAACCGGGTCAAACACTGCTGGCAGCACCACTCCAGGCTGCTTCAAGTCCACCAGCCGCTGGAAATTCCACCTCGCCAGTCAAGCCCTGAGCCTGGAACAGCTCGTTGGAGACCAGATTACCAGTCACCCAGCAGGCCTGGTGAAGGTGGAAGCCCTCCTGCTGGGAAGTGCCCCTGACAGGGATCCACACTGGCACAGCGGCTCCTTCCCCCTGCACATGGTTGAGCTGCAGAGTGCCCCCGTACCTGTACAGGACCCCATCCTCCACTTCTGGGTCACTGAGGCACCCCCTCAAAATGTGGACTCGCTGGATCCTCCAAACCTTGAGCATGGAGGGCTTGTACAGCCGGGTGCCATCAGGGTCCTTGGCCAGATGGAAATGGCGAAGGACGTCCTCCACTCTCTGCAGCAGCTCTCTCGCACGCGGCACCTTCACCCTGCAGTGCTCCCTGATGTGCTGCTTGGTGGGTTCAGCAGGCACAATCCCACAGAAGGTGTAGGCCTCTTTCAGCTTCTGCAGGTCTCCCTGGTCCACAACTGTAAATGCTGCAGACAGGAACTTGCAGAATGTGCTGTGTAGTGGATGGTGCTCAGAAACACACTCCCTGGTGAACCTGCGCATGCAGTGAAACAAGTCCAGCTTGACCACAATGTCTTGGTTGAACTTGCTCCGTGACGCGCATGTATTATGCAGGTTCCCAGAGGTGGCCTCTGCCGCAATGGCATCAGTTGTCTGCCAGGAAGCCCACTGAAGGTCCTCGAAGGGCTGCAGGTCCGGAACTCGAAAGgcagcacaacagtctctacatatgcacaaaaacagacaGGGCAATTGTAATAGTTTAGCATAGAAATGTAAGAGAAATGtacataaatattttcaaaacagaTTTAATGACTACAAAGCAGCTACACTTATTTTCACAGTCAAATGGTTCATAAATATAGCCaactatattatatatttaatcaatacatttttattctattCTTTGTGTAAAAAGTAAATTCAGtagaacagacagtagtgaCTAAATGTTGTTATTCATACCTGTCCACCCACTGGAACTTTGCCTTCTCTACCCCTGCAGTGCTGTAGCGGTTGGCGAGACCCTCATACATGGGCTCCAGTGACTTATCACACTCTGACTGCAGCATCACCCAGGACAGGATCATCCAGTTCTCATTCATGATGGCATAGGAGGACATAGTGCCAGATGAGATGGTGACCTTCCTAGCCACTCGGCGTGTGTGGTCTGATCTAAAGACCTGTCCAAATGTTCCCTGGAGGAGCTGGGTGATTGCTGATTGCTGCTTCCTGCCGCTGAAACTCCTGTAGGAGGCAGTCAGTCAGGTagtgtggagacagagagactccaAACCAGCCATCTGCATCTTCATACTGCCCAAATGGTCCTGGAGATTCCTCTTCCTGGAGATAGCCAGTGATTGTTGTCTGCCCATATAGCCCTGCTTCTCCATCCCGGATATTCTGCACTGCCAGGAGATAGGCCAGGTTGGCACGCTCATATTTTAGGTGGAGCATCTCTGTCACCTGGTTGGCCATGTTGTTTAGGGACTTGCCGGTTCTTCTCAGCTCATCCATAACAGTTTTACAAATGGCCTTTTTGTGCGTGAGGAAGGCTGTGAGGATGTTGGTCAACCTCCTTGGAATTTTTTTCCAACCACTGGAGTTTGTCAGCAAATCAATAGCGCCTACAAACCTTGCAGGTCAGTCGGGAGGCAAAGATGTAGTACTGGCCACTGGTGCCAACAATCACC
The sequence above is a segment of the Conger conger chromosome 4, fConCon1.1, whole genome shotgun sequence genome. Coding sequences within it:
- the LOC133127701 gene encoding uncharacterized protein LOC133127701; its protein translation is MLQSECDKSLEPMYEGLANRYSTAGVEKAKFQWVDRDCCAAFRVPDLQPFEDLQWASWQTTDAIAAEATSGNLHNTCASRSKFNQDIVVKLDLFHCMRRFTRECVSEHHPLHSTFCKFLSAAFTVVDQGDLQKLKEAYTFCGIVPAEPTKQHIREHCRVKVPRARELLQRVEDVLRHFHLAKDPDGTRLYKPSMLKVWRIQRVHILRGCLSDPEVEDGVLYRYGGTLQLNHVQGEGAAVPVWIPVRGTSQQEGFHLHQACWVTGNLVSNELFQAQGLTGEVEFPAAGGLEAAWSGAASSV